The following proteins come from a genomic window of Misgurnus anguillicaudatus chromosome 10, ASM2758022v2, whole genome shotgun sequence:
- the erp44 gene encoding endoplasmic reticulum resident protein 44 — protein MKLSSVIPGSELHYFTLLLVTSLYSPGRGEITSLDSGNIDDILNNAGVALVNFYADWCRFSQMLHPIFEEASNIVREEYPEATQVVFARVDCDQHSDIAQRYRISKYPTLKLFRNGMMMKREYRGQRSVTAIADFIRQQKVDPVREVQSLEETSTLDRSKRTIIGYFEQKDSDNYHIYEKVANILRDDCVFLAAFGEVSKPERFSGDNIIYKPLGENTPDMVFMGSLTNFDLSYAWAQDKCVPLVREITFENGEELTEEGIPFLILFHLKDDTESLEKFQQEVARQLISEKGSINFLHADCDKFRHPLLHIQKTPADCPVIAIDSFRHMYVFPEFNDLAIPGKLRQFVLDLHSGKLHREFHHGPDPTDSTPGQEENGEVASNPPESSFQKLAPSETRYTILRDRDEL, from the exons GTAACAAGTCTATATTCTCCAGGACGAGGAGAGATAACCAGTCTGGATTCTGGAAACATCGATGACATCCTTA ACAATGCAGGGGTGGCTCTAGTCAACTTCTATGCAGACTG GTGTCGATTCAGTCAAATGCTTCACCCTATATTCGAGGAGGCATCAAATATAGTAAGAGAGGAATATCCAGAAGCTACACAGGTGGTGTTCGCGCGGGTGGACTGCGACCAACATTCTGATATAg CCCAGCGGTACAGGATAAGTAAATACCCCACACTGAAGCTGTTCAGAAATGGCATGATGATGAAGCGAGAGTACAGGGGTCAGAGGTCAGTGACCGCTATTGCTGATTTCATCCGCCAACAGAAAGTGGATCCAGTCAGAGAGGTTCAGAGTCTGGAGGAGACCAGCACTTTAGATAGGAGTA AACGCACCATCATTGGTTACTTTGAGCAAAAGGACTCAGACAACTATCATATTTATGAAAAAGTGGCCAACATCCTGAGAGATGACTGTGTTTTTCTGGCCGCTTTTGG GGAGGTCTCTAAACCAGAGAGGTTCAGTGGTGATAATATTATTTATAAGCCATTAGGAGAAAACACTCCTGACATGGTCTTCATGGGCTCACTCACGAACTTTGACCTTAGTTATGCCTGGGCGCAGGACAAGTGTGTGCCCTTAGTCCGAGAAATCACTTTTGAAAATGGAGAG GAACTGACAGAAGAAGGCATCCCATTCCTGATCCTCTTCCATCTGAAGGACGACACAGAGAGCCTGGAGAAGTTCCAGCAAGAAGTGGCCCGCCAGCTGATCAGCGAGAAAG gTTCTATAAATTTCCTTCACGCCGACTGTGATAAATTTCGGCACCCTCTGCTACACATACAGAAGACCCCTGCGGACTGCCCTGTAATTGCCATAGATAGTTTCCGCCACATGTACGTCTTCCCAGAATTCAACGATCTCGC GATCCCAGGAAAGCTGAGGCAGTTTGTATTGGACCTGCATTCAGGAAAGTTGCACAGAGAGTTTCATCATGGCCCCGATCCCACAGACAGCACTCCAGGACAG GAGGAGAACGGAGAGGTGGCCAGTAATCCTCCAGAAAGTTCGTTCCAGAAATTAGCCCCCAGTGAGACACGCTACACCATCCTCAGGGACCGGGACGAGCTGTGA